From the genome of Ignavibacteriales bacterium, one region includes:
- the bamD gene encoding outer membrane protein assembly factor BamD, protein MHNRKIIISVLIGLIFVYACSSSVDTSKFNAEDYYNYAYKLYTQEDYEEAISNFQNFLLQYSGSAYNDDAQFYLGMTYHKRKQFLLAAYEFSKLIKNIPASPFVPEAQYMLAESYFQLSPPYQLDQAYTKKAIEEFQAFIDFFPANPKVEEAESKIQSLTEKLAEKDYMSGMIYQKMEYERAAMKSYAMVAETYHDTKFAPLALYNKILLEVKKNMNNEAVADVNLFLSRYPNDSNAKELQSIESKLSGSK, encoded by the coding sequence TTGCACAATCGAAAAATAATTATTTCTGTTTTAATAGGACTAATATTTGTTTACGCATGTTCCAGTTCTGTTGATACAAGCAAATTCAATGCAGAAGATTACTACAACTATGCCTATAAACTTTATACGCAAGAAGATTATGAAGAAGCAATTTCAAATTTTCAAAATTTTCTGCTGCAGTATTCAGGCAGCGCATATAATGATGATGCTCAATTCTATTTAGGAATGACTTATCATAAAAGGAAACAATTTCTTCTTGCTGCCTATGAATTCAGCAAACTGATCAAAAATATTCCGGCAAGTCCTTTTGTACCTGAAGCGCAATATATGCTGGCTGAATCGTATTTTCAGCTTTCGCCGCCTTATCAGCTAGATCAGGCTTACACCAAAAAAGCTATTGAAGAATTTCAAGCGTTCATAGATTTCTTTCCGGCAAATCCAAAAGTGGAAGAAGCTGAAAGTAAAATACAATCACTCACTGAAAAACTTGCAGAAAAAGATTATATGAGCGGGATGATTTATCAAAAGATGGAATACGAAAGAGCTGCAATGAAATCTTACGCTATGGTTGCGGAAACTTATCATGATACCAAATTTGCACCGCTCGCTCTTTACAACAAAATATTATTGGAAGTAAAGAAAAATATGAATAACGAAGCGGTCGCAGATGTTAATTTATTCTTGAGCCGCTATCCAAATGATTCTAATGCAAAAGAACTTCAATCTATAGAGTCGAAGCTTTCGGGTAGTAAATGA
- the htpX gene encoding zinc metalloprotease HtpX, producing MNGFKTVILMTVMMVLFILVGSLIGGESGMMIAFVISLAMNFGSYWFSDKIVLKMYRAQEVTREQYPQLYDSVENLATQAGLPVPKVYIMENPAPNAFATGRNPEHSAVAVTTGIMKILNKEELEGVIAHELTHVKNRDILVGTIAATLVGTITFIARMAGWAAMFSSGRGERDRGNIFSDLALMIIAPIAALLIQMAISRSREYMADEGSAQISGKPLALASALNKLERGNELIPMTNAGTSSAHMFIVNPLNGKSLMKLFSTHPPIEQRIERLQEIAAGRR from the coding sequence ATGAACGGTTTTAAGACTGTCATTTTGATGACTGTAATGATGGTATTGTTTATTCTTGTCGGAAGTCTTATTGGCGGCGAATCGGGTATGATGATTGCATTTGTAATCTCATTAGCAATGAATTTCGGTTCGTATTGGTTTTCGGACAAAATTGTTTTAAAAATGTACCGAGCTCAAGAAGTTACGCGCGAGCAATATCCGCAGCTTTATGATTCAGTTGAGAATTTAGCAACTCAAGCAGGCCTGCCGGTTCCAAAAGTCTACATTATGGAGAACCCGGCCCCTAATGCTTTTGCAACCGGGCGAAATCCGGAACACAGCGCGGTAGCAGTTACAACAGGTATTATGAAAATTCTTAACAAGGAAGAGCTTGAAGGAGTGATTGCACACGAATTAACACACGTTAAAAATAGAGATATACTTGTCGGCACTATAGCGGCAACTCTTGTTGGAACAATTACATTTATTGCGCGCATGGCTGGATGGGCGGCAATGTTTAGCAGCGGAAGAGGTGAAAGAGATAGAGGAAATATTTTTTCGGATTTAGCTCTGATGATTATCGCTCCGATTGCTGCGTTATTAATCCAGATGGCAATCTCAAGATCGCGCGAATATATGGCTGATGAAGGAAGTGCGCAAATTTCGGGTAAACCGCTCGCACTAGCATCAGCACTCAACAAATTGGAACGTGGAAATGAGCTTATTCCGATGACTAATGCAGGCACTTCATCTGCACACATGTTTATCGTTAATCCGTTAAACGGAAAATCTTTGATGAAACTATTTTCAACTCACCCGCCGATTGAACAGAGAATTGAACGGCTTCAAGAAATTGCCGCCGGAAGAAGATAG
- the porQ gene encoding type IX secretion system protein PorQ, whose product MHKHFIRAIICVVLLSTILSAQSSFDFLHLDASPRAAAVAGSYVANGDDPNVIFYNPAGINLLTGTPVSFSFLKHLMDINSASISFSKEIEGIGRFAAGIQYINYGSFTRADENGMKLGNFGAGDIAFIIGYGNQLDKNFYYGANIKFLYSSIESYSSSAAAIDLGLHYAIPELRWNFGFSVLNLGSQISNYFNTKEDLPLDIRLGFSKGLEKLPFTFFWSFNRLNERYDNFFERFKQITLGGELRVGQNLKLRLGYDNEKRKEMKLGSTSAGLAGFSVGLGFIVNKYNVDYSFSSLGSVGALHRFGISTSL is encoded by the coding sequence ATGCATAAACATTTCATTCGGGCAATAATTTGTGTTGTATTGTTATCAACTATTTTATCCGCACAGTCATCTTTCGATTTTCTCCATTTAGATGCTAGTCCGCGAGCAGCAGCCGTTGCCGGCAGTTATGTAGCAAACGGAGATGATCCAAATGTAATCTTTTATAATCCTGCCGGAATAAATTTATTAACCGGAACACCGGTTTCTTTTTCTTTCTTAAAACATTTGATGGATATTAATTCTGCAAGTATTTCTTTCTCAAAAGAGATTGAAGGAATCGGCAGATTTGCTGCAGGTATTCAATATATCAATTACGGTTCATTCACCAGAGCAGACGAAAATGGAATGAAGCTTGGTAATTTTGGCGCCGGCGATATTGCGTTTATTATTGGATATGGAAATCAGCTTGATAAAAATTTCTATTATGGTGCTAATATAAAATTCCTTTACTCATCAATTGAAAGTTATTCTTCATCTGCCGCGGCTATTGATCTCGGTTTACATTATGCAATTCCGGAATTAAGATGGAATTTTGGTTTTTCGGTACTGAATCTTGGTTCACAGATCTCAAATTACTTTAACACAAAGGAAGATTTACCACTTGATATTCGTCTCGGCTTTTCAAAAGGATTAGAGAAACTTCCGTTCACATTTTTCTGGTCGTTCAACCGTTTAAATGAAAGATATGATAATTTCTTTGAACGTTTCAAACAGATTACACTTGGCGGAGAATTACGGGTTGGACAAAATTTAAAACTGCGTCTGGGTTACGATAACGAAAAAAGAAAAGAGATGAAACTCGGTTCAACAAGCGCCGGACTGGCTGGATTTAGTGTCGGTTTAGGATTCATTGTAAATAAATACAATGTTGATTATTCCTTCTCATCGCTTGGTTCTGTTGGCGCACTGCACAGATTCGGAATTTCAACAAGTTTGTAG
- a CDS encoding tetratricopeptide repeat protein: MKTKFILAIFFLITIRISAQNYNWVKHDSLVKTGINQIYGIEFDKAEKTFDVVVKEYSTHPSGKFFKAMITWWRILLDIDNESLDEKFFNQLDELIDMCDDILDKNEKNVDAMFFKGGALGFRGQLRAIRESWFKAALDGKDGLGLVFKSYELNPKNVDVQLGFGIYHYYADVIPGRYPAVKPFMVFFPKGDRLKGLKELENVAWNGRYTRIESRNFLMKLNFQFEENMDESRKWAKILLNDYPNNPYFQKYYGLTFIKENNYHEAAKTFHDIYNKAGHGMPGYNKRFDREASYYIGMDFKLKEKVDSAAFYFEKSEKLSREMDKAKESGFLINTVFYLGMLYDQMGKRDKAIAYYKETLELKDRNDSHKFAEQYLKTPYKR, encoded by the coding sequence TTGAAAACAAAATTTATACTTGCAATTTTTTTCTTGATCACAATTCGAATCTCGGCTCAAAATTATAATTGGGTTAAGCATGATTCTCTTGTTAAAACCGGAATAAATCAAATCTACGGTATCGAATTCGATAAAGCTGAAAAAACTTTCGACGTTGTAGTTAAAGAATATTCAACGCATCCTTCCGGAAAATTTTTTAAGGCAATGATTACTTGGTGGCGCATTCTGCTTGATATTGATAATGAAAGTTTGGATGAGAAATTTTTTAATCAGCTCGATGAATTAATTGACATGTGCGACGATATATTAGATAAGAATGAAAAAAATGTTGATGCAATGTTTTTCAAAGGTGGCGCACTTGGATTTCGCGGACAATTACGCGCCATACGGGAAAGCTGGTTCAAAGCCGCGCTTGACGGCAAAGATGGTTTGGGTTTAGTGTTTAAGTCTTACGAACTAAATCCAAAAAATGTTGATGTTCAGCTTGGTTTTGGTATATATCATTATTACGCCGATGTAATTCCCGGCCGCTATCCGGCTGTTAAACCGTTTATGGTATTCTTTCCGAAAGGAGATCGACTTAAAGGTTTGAAAGAACTTGAAAACGTCGCATGGAACGGAAGATATACCAGAATTGAATCTCGAAACTTTTTAATGAAATTAAATTTTCAGTTCGAAGAAAACATGGATGAATCAAGAAAGTGGGCAAAAATTTTGCTTAATGATTATCCGAACAATCCGTATTTTCAAAAATATTACGGTCTTACTTTTATTAAAGAGAATAATTATCATGAAGCAGCTAAAACATTTCATGATATTTATAATAAAGCCGGACACGGTATGCCTGGTTACAACAAACGATTTGATAGAGAAGCTTCTTATTATATCGGAATGGATTTTAAGCTGAAAGAAAAAGTTGATTCAGCCGCGTTTTATTTTGAAAAATCGGAAAAACTTTCCCGTGAAATGGACAAAGCAAAAGAATCCGGTTTTTTAATCAACACAGTTTTTTATCTTGGAATGTTATATGACCAGATGGGCAAGAGAGACAAAGCAATTGCTTATTACAAAGAGACGCTGGAATTAAAAGACCGTAATGATTCTCATAAATTTGCAGAGCAGTATTTAAAAACACCTTATAAAAGATAA
- the lpdA gene encoding dihydrolipoyl dehydrogenase, with translation MTINTQLAIIGGGPGGYAAAFLAADLGMQVTLIDLEKNPGGVCLYRGCIPSKALLHIAKLIKEAEEAKKWGIEFGEPKIDLDKLRDFKNGVVNKLTGGLGQLSKQRKVNFIQGKASFINSNALLVNKIDGTTDEVQYEKVILATGSIPAKVPGLSIDSPRVMDSTSALELNDIPKRLLVIGGGYIGLELSTVYAALGSKVTVVEMLPGLLPGADRDLVAVLDKRVKSMMENVFTETKVVELKESANGITVRLEGDKVTEPEQTFDKVLISVGRKPVTTGLGLENTKVKIGERGFVTVDKTLKTDDPSIYAIGDIVGNPMLAHKAAAEGKVAVEAILGHKVAFEPNAIPAVVFTDPELAWTGITEIEAREKGIKVEVAKFPWGASGRATTLDRNDGMTKLIIEPGTERILGVGIVGVGAGDMIAEGTLAIEMGAVVKDLELTIHPHPTLSETMMAAAEVFYGHATDMYRPKRK, from the coding sequence ATGACAATAAATACACAACTAGCAATCATTGGCGGAGGACCCGGCGGATATGCAGCAGCGTTTCTTGCTGCCGATCTTGGCATGCAAGTTACTTTAATTGATCTTGAAAAGAACCCCGGCGGTGTTTGTCTTTACAGAGGATGCATTCCTTCAAAAGCTCTTCTTCATATTGCCAAGCTTATTAAAGAAGCTGAGGAAGCAAAAAAATGGGGCATCGAATTCGGCGAACCTAAAATTGATCTTGATAAACTTCGGGATTTTAAAAATGGGGTTGTTAATAAACTAACAGGCGGATTGGGGCAGCTTTCCAAACAACGCAAAGTCAATTTCATTCAAGGGAAAGCTTCGTTCATAAACTCAAACGCATTATTGGTAAATAAAATTGATGGAACAACCGACGAAGTTCAGTACGAAAAAGTTATTCTTGCAACAGGCTCTATTCCCGCAAAAGTACCGGGACTCTCAATCGATTCCCCGCGGGTTATGGATTCAACGTCAGCACTTGAATTGAATGATATTCCAAAACGATTGCTTGTAATTGGCGGAGGGTACATCGGTTTGGAATTAAGTACCGTATATGCTGCTCTGGGAAGTAAGGTTACTGTAGTTGAAATGCTTCCGGGATTATTGCCCGGAGCGGATCGAGATTTGGTAGCTGTATTAGATAAACGTGTAAAATCAATGATGGAAAATGTTTTCACGGAAACAAAAGTTGTCGAGTTAAAAGAATCCGCCAATGGAATTACTGTAAGGTTGGAAGGCGATAAAGTAACTGAGCCTGAACAAACTTTCGATAAAGTTCTAATTTCTGTCGGGCGCAAACCCGTTACAACGGGTCTTGGATTAGAAAATACAAAAGTTAAAATTGGTGAACGCGGATTTGTAACCGTTGATAAAACTTTAAAGACTGATGACCCGAGCATTTATGCAATCGGCGATATTGTTGGTAATCCCATGCTTGCGCACAAAGCTGCTGCAGAAGGTAAAGTTGCTGTCGAAGCTATTCTTGGGCACAAAGTCGCATTCGAACCAAATGCAATCCCTGCGGTTGTATTTACGGATCCGGAACTTGCATGGACCGGTATAACCGAAATTGAAGCTCGCGAAAAAGGAATTAAAGTTGAAGTCGCTAAATTTCCATGGGGTGCAAGCGGACGCGCAACTACATTGGATAGAAACGATGGAATGACTAAGTTAATCATCGAACCCGGAACAGAAAGAATTCTGGGCGTTGGAATTGTTGGTGTTGGAGCCGGTGATATGATTGCTGAGGGAACATTAGCAATTGAAATGGGCGCGGTTGTAAAAGATTTGGAATTGACAATTCATCCGCATCCAACATTATCTGAAACTATGATGGCTGCAGCGGAAGTATTTTATGGTCATGCTACGGATATGTACCGACCTAAAAGAAAGTAA
- a CDS encoding DUF5916 domain-containing protein: protein MKKFHVLNWILFFVQLAFTYSIEAQEQLKPTRTDTPPIVDGKLDDLIWQNALAVSEFKTFAPDYGKDGTERTVAYAAYDSENLYFAFYCYDSEPTKIKSSVGNRDNIRSDDWVCINLDSFNDHQSLYAFYVNPRGIQMDSRFAAGQEDFSADYVWYSAGQLVPGGYTIEISIPLKSIRYSGTSPVTMSIFFERYISRFSEHDSYPELDPAKGMAFLTQMSPVVYNDLKKSTLLEILPAFTYSKKYKLDQSQLAKYEDKGELSLTAKYGITSDLILDGTYNPDFSQIEADAGQVDVNLRYALYYPEKRPFFLEGNEIYNLAATQSSVVDPIISLVHTRTIVNPLTGIKLSGKISTKSTIAVMYAMDELPQDESIVNGDYAHIPIIRFKRALSGDSYLGGIFTGRETKNSNNNVLGIDGNIRLTDASTIEWNGLYSSSKFATGPEKKYGHAIGLNYNHNSRDLSYDFSLKDVSEDFNVETGFITRTGIFGLTGLIGPKIYPESSIIQRIDLEAFSAQTNDKPSSLWETYNYFSTTGFFLGSYNAKVKYSYSTEIFGGEKFKTGGLQFVLGGLISNKINFSVGYKRTNAIYYSQEPFQGYSNQINAIMIYQVSDNVESYSSFIYSDFYRDSNSELIFEYPIFRERLTYQHNKHLFFRGVIEYNRYLRQLLTDFLVSFTYVPGTVIYLGYGSLYQKTEWNQYETRYTGSQNFNEVNRGFFFKMSYLWRD, encoded by the coding sequence TTGAAAAAATTTCATGTGCTCAATTGGATTCTATTCTTTGTACAACTGGCTTTTACTTATTCAATCGAAGCTCAAGAACAATTAAAACCAACTAGAACAGACACACCTCCTATAGTTGACGGGAAGCTTGATGATTTAATTTGGCAGAATGCTTTAGCTGTTTCCGAGTTCAAAACATTTGCACCCGACTACGGTAAAGATGGTACCGAACGTACTGTTGCATACGCCGCTTATGATAGCGAGAATCTCTACTTCGCTTTCTATTGTTATGATAGTGAACCTACAAAAATTAAATCCAGTGTCGGCAATAGAGATAACATTAGGTCTGATGACTGGGTTTGTATAAATCTTGATTCATTCAATGATCATCAATCTCTCTATGCTTTTTATGTCAATCCGCGTGGGATTCAAATGGACAGCCGTTTTGCAGCCGGACAAGAAGATTTTAGCGCCGATTATGTTTGGTATAGTGCCGGTCAACTAGTGCCTGGCGGTTATACTATCGAGATTAGTATTCCGTTAAAAAGTATTCGTTACTCGGGAACATCGCCGGTAACCATGTCCATCTTTTTTGAACGATATATAAGTAGATTTTCGGAACATGATTCTTATCCGGAACTAGATCCTGCAAAAGGAATGGCATTTCTTACACAGATGAGTCCTGTAGTTTACAATGATTTAAAAAAATCAACTCTATTAGAAATTCTTCCGGCTTTTACCTACAGTAAAAAATACAAGCTGGATCAAAGTCAGTTAGCAAAATATGAAGATAAAGGAGAATTAAGTCTTACTGCAAAATATGGAATTACTTCGGACCTTATTCTTGATGGTACCTACAACCCTGACTTCAGTCAGATTGAAGCTGATGCGGGTCAAGTAGATGTTAACCTTAGATATGCTTTATACTACCCTGAAAAGAGACCTTTTTTTCTTGAGGGAAATGAAATTTACAATCTTGCTGCAACACAATCTTCAGTAGTTGATCCGATCATATCATTAGTTCACACAAGAACAATAGTCAATCCGTTGACAGGTATAAAACTTTCCGGAAAAATAAGTACAAAAAGTACAATCGCGGTAATGTACGCAATGGATGAGCTTCCTCAAGATGAATCAATTGTTAATGGTGATTATGCACATATTCCAATTATTAGATTTAAACGGGCACTATCGGGCGACAGTTATCTGGGCGGAATTTTCACCGGTAGAGAAACAAAAAATAGTAACAACAATGTTTTAGGAATTGACGGCAACATAAGATTGACAGACGCAAGTACAATTGAATGGAACGGTTTGTACTCAAGTTCAAAATTTGCAACCGGTCCAGAGAAAAAATACGGACACGCAATTGGACTTAATTACAATCATAATTCAAGAGATCTATCTTACGATTTCAGTCTCAAAGATGTCTCCGAAGATTTTAATGTTGAAACCGGATTTATAACACGTACCGGAATATTTGGATTAACCGGATTAATAGGACCAAAAATTTATCCTGAGTCTTCAATCATTCAGAGAATTGATTTAGAAGCATTCTCAGCCCAGACAAATGATAAACCGAGTTCCTTGTGGGAGACATACAATTATTTTTCTACAACAGGTTTTTTTCTTGGTTCATATAACGCAAAAGTAAAGTACTCATATTCTACAGAAATTTTTGGAGGAGAAAAATTTAAAACCGGCGGTTTGCAATTTGTTCTTGGAGGATTGATCTCGAATAAAATTAATTTTTCAGTCGGTTATAAAAGAACAAACGCTATTTATTATTCACAAGAGCCATTCCAGGGTTACAGCAACCAAATTAATGCGATTATGATTTATCAAGTTTCTGATAATGTAGAATCCTACTCTAGTTTTATCTATTCCGATTTTTATAGAGATTCAAATTCAGAATTGATTTTTGAGTATCCGATCTTTAGAGAAAGATTAACTTATCAGCATAACAAGCATCTTTTCTTCCGCGGTGTTATTGAATACAACAGATATTTACGGCAATTGCTCACAGACTTTCTAGTATCATTTACTTACGTACCGGGTACGGTAATTTATCTTGGTTATGGTTCACTTTATCAAAAGACTGAATGGAATCAGTATGAGACTAGATATACCGGCAGCCAAAATTTTAACGAGGTGAATAGAGGTTTCTTTTTCAAGATGTCTTACTTGTGGAGGGATTAA
- a CDS encoding 2-oxo acid dehydrogenase subunit E2 — MIVDFKLPHLGDGIHSADVIKVNVKEGEEIKLDQVVIEIETDKATVEVPSDIEGTVKKIYVKEGTKANVGEPIIGIEVDSSKSELSTEKKEPRGEKLEVEPRSNVQEMKIEAPTIISQSLTTSMYEFRIPVLGENISSAQITKVLLKVGDHVEQDQIVLEIETDKATVEVPLEVSGTVKEVKVKDGDKVAVGSVAFVLETTELQISKEEKSPIAKSQSPTIEPTKEPFQKVEHSHAPSVVTLPRDIVQVVVPAAPSVRKFAREIGVNVHLVKGTGANGRISIEDIKSYAKSLNQQIQSGVFTGIPTGFVKESLPDFKKWGEIERQPMSNIRRKTSEHLSYAWSTIPHVTQFDKADITELEKFRKENAQKVVDAGGKLTVTAILLKVISSAMKTFPQFNSSVDTEKNEIVYKKFMNIGVAVDTDRGLLVPVIRDVDKKNIIEISIELAGLSKKARDKKLSLEEMQGGCFTISNLGGIGGTYFAPIINSPEVAILGVSKSAYEPVYINGKFEPRLMMPLSLSYDHRIIDGADGIRFLKWVVDALEDLALLSLEG, encoded by the coding sequence ATGATAGTAGATTTTAAATTACCACATCTCGGCGATGGCATCCACTCTGCGGATGTAATTAAAGTTAATGTAAAAGAGGGCGAAGAGATCAAACTGGATCAAGTTGTTATTGAGATAGAAACTGATAAAGCTACTGTTGAAGTGCCGAGTGATATCGAGGGTACCGTAAAAAAAATTTATGTGAAAGAGGGGACGAAAGCAAATGTCGGAGAACCGATTATCGGGATTGAAGTTGATAGTTCGAAATCTGAGTTGAGCACTGAAAAGAAAGAGCCTAGAGGCGAGAAGCTAGAGGTCGAACCTAGATCAAACGTTCAAGAAATGAAGATTGAAGCACCAACAATAATTAGCCAATCACTAACAACAAGCATGTATGAGTTTAGAATTCCGGTACTGGGAGAGAATATTTCATCAGCTCAAATCACAAAAGTTCTGTTAAAAGTTGGCGACCATGTTGAGCAAGATCAAATTGTTCTTGAGATAGAGACAGATAAGGCAACAGTAGAAGTGCCTTTGGAAGTTAGCGGCACGGTTAAAGAAGTAAAAGTTAAAGACGGTGATAAGGTTGCGGTTGGTTCGGTTGCTTTCGTTCTTGAAACAACTGAATTGCAAATTTCAAAAGAGGAAAAATCACCAATTGCTAAAAGTCAATCACCGACTATTGAACCCACAAAAGAACCATTTCAAAAAGTAGAACATTCACACGCTCCGTCAGTTGTTACTTTACCCCGTGATATTGTTCAAGTTGTTGTACCGGCCGCTCCTTCGGTCAGAAAATTTGCTAGAGAAATAGGCGTTAACGTTCATCTTGTTAAAGGAACAGGTGCCAATGGCAGGATTTCGATTGAAGATATTAAATCGTATGCTAAATCATTGAATCAACAAATTCAGTCGGGTGTGTTTACTGGCATACCAACGGGTTTTGTTAAAGAATCACTTCCCGATTTTAAAAAATGGGGTGAAATTGAACGGCAGCCGATGAGCAATATTCGCCGTAAAACATCTGAACATCTCTCTTATGCATGGAGTACAATTCCACACGTAACTCAATTTGATAAGGCAGATATTACTGAACTGGAAAAATTTAGAAAAGAAAATGCTCAGAAAGTTGTTGATGCAGGCGGAAAACTAACTGTTACGGCGATTCTTCTTAAAGTAATTTCATCTGCAATGAAAACTTTCCCGCAGTTCAACTCAAGCGTTGATACGGAGAAGAACGAAATTGTTTATAAAAAATTTATGAATATAGGTGTGGCTGTTGATACAGACCGCGGATTGTTGGTCCCGGTAATTCGTGATGTTGATAAAAAAAATATTATCGAAATAAGTATTGAGCTTGCCGGTTTATCCAAAAAAGCGCGTGATAAAAAACTTTCACTGGAAGAAATGCAGGGCGGATGTTTTACTATAAGTAACCTTGGCGGAATCGGTGGGACATATTTTGCACCGATTATTAATTCACCCGAAGTAGCTATACTCGGCGTTTCAAAATCAGCTTATGAGCCAGTTTATATCAACGGTAAATTTGAACCGCGCTTAATGATGCCTTTATCACTTTCTTACGATCACCGGATTATCGATGGAGCCGATGGAATTAGATTTTTGAAATGGGTTGTTGATGCTCTTGAAGATCTCGCGCTTTTGTCTTTGGAAGGATGA